Proteins found in one Candidatus Binatia bacterium genomic segment:
- a CDS encoding FHA domain-containing protein gives MSTKEDSDYTIHGSLRVPQPHHTPDVIDVLIAGAGPAGSAGAFRATELGLSCLLLEYDEALSRIRDYPKEKHIYPEYGDDESPFPAGDSLMASLQFTEIDKDDLVEDWHAKYKTANAPLRIGSELTGLVRGGDGVFEIKTWNHRTQEEVLYHARSVILAIGAGKPRRFQIPGNIDGIAFRLDDAKAYVGGPALVIGGGTSAAEAVIAISNAKTGAKDATAVYWSYRKAQMPRVERSLSGAFFDAYVVNANVRYLPYSEPILVLTAPDRSEVLSVRIDRKPVDGRPTESLHLEFPKNKVVACIGGDVPHQTLQKFGIKIPTIDGEPYIVVTPDGESSLPGVFLVGDLKGTPEYYQCGDFADTGTYKKRRDKRNIKMAMRDAVRAVEVIASRLGKIEGKPAAPAAAPAPSSTDATIVIAPQMASHQAAPQLGDRLVSLLPDGSVESEFPVRGDAVKIGRRTDGLTFDDAALADHHASVTRQDGRFCVTDTGAGSGVWLRVRGEGRDLAAEDQVWLGSQILRLMRHDSGWVLEHYNGRGEYQRTIELTDRGIIVGRAAEVTLDANDRSLSRGHARLALAGGQVRITDIGSTNGCYVRLTAPAVLRSGDEFRIGGHRLRFESAAVEEPIAPGAVVVDLPAQPPPSVAAAPAAATSAAPQPAAALSGPSVSFEDAKNPVAYPVADNRDVLHAFFDYLKARHPDIDLKRCGVDKSRKCPDDHYKEPLDWSCELGTCGYCAVQVVDGANLAPSGNPDLEKNTLQNVRRVSPDLAKYRLACLTRCTGPVTLKVLPKS, from the coding sequence ATGTCGACGAAGGAAGACAGCGACTACACAATCCATGGATCGCTGCGGGTGCCGCAGCCACACCATACTCCCGACGTCATCGACGTACTGATCGCGGGAGCAGGTCCCGCGGGAAGCGCCGGCGCGTTCCGCGCTACCGAGCTCGGCCTTTCGTGCCTGCTGCTCGAGTACGATGAAGCGCTGTCGCGCATCCGCGACTATCCCAAGGAAAAGCACATCTACCCCGAGTACGGCGACGACGAGAGCCCGTTCCCGGCCGGGGACAGCCTGATGGCATCGCTGCAGTTCACGGAGATCGACAAGGACGACCTCGTCGAGGACTGGCACGCGAAATACAAGACGGCGAACGCGCCGCTGCGGATCGGCAGCGAGCTGACGGGCCTCGTGCGGGGCGGCGACGGCGTATTCGAGATCAAGACCTGGAACCACCGGACCCAGGAAGAGGTGCTCTACCACGCGCGGAGTGTGATCCTGGCGATCGGCGCCGGGAAGCCGCGCCGATTCCAGATTCCGGGAAACATCGACGGCATCGCGTTTCGTCTCGACGATGCCAAAGCCTATGTCGGCGGACCGGCTCTCGTGATCGGCGGCGGAACTTCAGCCGCCGAAGCGGTGATCGCGATCTCGAATGCGAAAACGGGCGCGAAAGACGCTACCGCCGTCTACTGGTCGTACCGCAAGGCGCAGATGCCGCGGGTCGAGCGCAGCCTGAGCGGCGCGTTCTTCGACGCGTACGTCGTCAACGCGAACGTCCGTTACCTCCCCTACTCCGAACCGATCCTCGTGCTGACAGCACCGGACCGCAGCGAAGTGCTGTCGGTACGGATCGACCGCAAGCCGGTGGACGGACGGCCGACCGAATCGCTGCATCTCGAGTTCCCGAAGAACAAGGTGGTGGCCTGCATCGGCGGCGACGTTCCCCACCAGACGCTGCAGAAGTTCGGCATCAAGATCCCGACGATCGACGGCGAGCCCTACATCGTGGTCACGCCCGATGGAGAGTCTTCGCTGCCTGGAGTGTTCCTGGTCGGAGACCTCAAGGGAACACCCGAGTACTACCAGTGCGGCGATTTCGCCGACACGGGGACGTACAAGAAGCGTCGCGACAAGCGCAACATCAAGATGGCGATGCGCGACGCCGTGCGCGCGGTCGAAGTCATCGCTTCGCGGCTCGGAAAGATCGAAGGCAAGCCTGCCGCGCCGGCGGCGGCGCCGGCACCATCGAGCACCGACGCTACCATCGTCATTGCTCCGCAGATGGCCAGCCACCAGGCAGCGCCCCAGCTCGGCGACCGCCTGGTCAGCCTGCTTCCGGATGGAAGCGTCGAAAGCGAGTTCCCCGTTCGCGGCGATGCCGTCAAGATCGGGCGCAGGACCGACGGCCTGACGTTCGACGACGCCGCGCTGGCGGATCACCACGCGAGCGTCACGCGCCAGGACGGCCGGTTCTGCGTCACTGATACCGGAGCCGGCTCGGGTGTCTGGCTGCGGGTGCGCGGAGAGGGTCGCGATCTCGCAGCCGAGGACCAGGTGTGGCTCGGCAGCCAGATCCTGAGGCTGATGAGACACGACAGCGGCTGGGTGCTCGAGCACTACAACGGGCGCGGCGAATACCAGCGCACGATCGAGCTGACCGACCGCGGGATCATCGTCGGTCGTGCCGCCGAGGTGACGCTGGATGCCAACGACCGCTCGCTTTCGCGCGGACACGCGCGGCTGGCGCTGGCTGGCGGACAGGTACGCATCACCGACATCGGCAGCACCAACGGATGTTATGTGCGCCTCACCGCTCCGGCAGTGCTCAGGAGCGGAGACGAGTTTCGCATCGGGGGACACCGGCTGCGCTTCGAGTCGGCGGCTGTCGAGGAGCCGATCGCACCGGGAGCCGTCGTCGTCGACCTTCCCGCGCAGCCGCCGCCCTCGGTTGCCGCAGCACCCGCCGCTGCGACTTCTGCCGCGCCGCAGCCCGCCGCCGCGCTGTCGGGCCCGAGCGTCAGCTTTGAAGACGCGAAGAACCCCGTCGCCTATCCGGTTGCCGACAATCGCGACGTGCTGCACGCGTTCTTCGATTACCTGAAGGCCCGCCACCCGGACATCGACCTCAAGCGCTGCGGCGTCGACAAGAGCCGCAAGTGCCCCGACGACCATTACAAGGAACCTCTCGACTGGAGCTGCGAGCTCGGTACCTGCGGCTACTGCGCAGTGCAGGTCGTCGACGGCGCCAATCTCGCGCCTTCGGGCAACCCCGATCTCGAGAAGAACACGCTGCAGAACGTCCGGCGCGTCTCGCCGGACCTCGCGAAGTACCGGCTCGCGTGCCTGACGCGGTGTACGGGCCCGGTCACGCTGAAGGTGCTGCCGAAGTCCTGA
- a CDS encoding heme-binding protein, which produces MDERRRLLRSAACYGAAVALAATLGACGGGGGTGAQDAVPPPADETNAAALLKADEVLAIMQSSARAQSQPVAVAVSDRRGVVLGVATNFGVDEATYRSQCLTGCPSRDFALASDSDCVVIDRAVQLARTAAFFSANETPLTSRSVRFLSGEHFPPHIHDTGAAALFGIENTNRGCSFDTAPIAGSDLPPRAPSLQSILDPSLRCQSSSSGADTCGCSTGIATLPGAVPIYRGGVMVGGVGVAVRGVSAPFDPVAAHDAPDTILRRDDTDPAWAVGEFAARAFVGDDTSLPRVQTQGLEGLCTPGNGVVPPACCASGGNCDLDFLPHPLPAGTDPVIFVDGIEIPEIDLDPQVNGVGAGAPLTTPLIVDASASTEVVHSGWLVPAHAAGTNGGPLAAGDVESIIDAGIAEAETIRAAIRLPLQQRSAMVLAVTDLNGELLGAYRMPDATVFSIDVAVAKARNVTYFSSETIAPIDTRNCPGPSIADCGESFFPVDGNSSTAMTNRTIGFCAQPFFPPGIDGTGSSPDFNGGPLRRVFIEDSANPCGNAGQTANGRQDGIVFFPGSAPLYRDGVLVGGLGVSGDGVEQDDIVTFAGTQAGPGFDAPAALRADQIQIGDVRLPYLKFNRQPDE; this is translated from the coding sequence ATGGACGAGAGACGGAGACTCCTGCGCAGTGCAGCCTGTTACGGCGCCGCAGTCGCGCTCGCCGCCACGCTGGGCGCGTGCGGCGGCGGAGGCGGCACCGGCGCGCAGGATGCCGTCCCGCCTCCTGCGGATGAAACCAACGCTGCCGCCCTGCTCAAGGCCGACGAAGTGCTTGCGATCATGCAGAGCTCGGCGCGAGCCCAGTCGCAGCCGGTGGCAGTCGCAGTCAGCGATCGTCGTGGAGTCGTGCTCGGCGTCGCCACGAATTTCGGCGTCGACGAAGCGACCTACCGGAGCCAGTGCCTGACGGGCTGCCCTTCGCGGGACTTCGCGCTGGCTTCGGATTCGGACTGCGTCGTGATCGACCGGGCCGTGCAGCTCGCGCGCACGGCAGCCTTCTTCAGCGCGAACGAGACTCCGCTTACGTCCCGCTCGGTGCGTTTCCTCAGCGGCGAGCATTTTCCTCCGCACATCCACGACACCGGAGCGGCCGCGCTGTTCGGCATCGAAAACACCAACCGCGGATGCAGCTTCGATACGGCGCCGATTGCCGGATCCGATCTTCCGCCGCGCGCGCCGAGCCTCCAGTCCATCCTCGATCCGTCGCTGCGCTGCCAGAGCAGCTCGTCGGGCGCAGACACCTGCGGCTGTTCGACGGGTATCGCCACATTGCCGGGCGCCGTGCCGATCTACCGCGGCGGCGTGATGGTCGGCGGCGTCGGAGTCGCAGTACGGGGAGTATCCGCCCCGTTCGACCCCGTCGCTGCCCATGACGCGCCGGACACGATTCTTCGCCGTGACGACACCGATCCGGCGTGGGCGGTCGGCGAATTTGCCGCGCGCGCATTCGTCGGCGATGACACGTCGCTGCCGCGCGTGCAGACGCAAGGTCTCGAAGGCCTCTGCACGCCGGGCAATGGCGTCGTTCCGCCCGCCTGCTGCGCATCGGGCGGGAACTGCGATCTCGACTTCCTTCCCCACCCGCTGCCTGCCGGCACCGATCCGGTCATCTTCGTCGACGGCATCGAGATCCCCGAGATCGACCTCGATCCGCAGGTGAACGGCGTCGGCGCCGGAGCGCCGCTGACGACACCGCTCATCGTCGATGCTTCGGCCTCGACGGAGGTCGTGCATTCGGGCTGGCTCGTCCCTGCGCACGCTGCAGGCACGAACGGTGGGCCGTTGGCGGCGGGCGACGTCGAGTCGATCATCGATGCGGGTATCGCGGAAGCCGAAACGATCCGCGCGGCCATCCGCCTGCCACTGCAACAGCGATCGGCGATGGTGCTGGCCGTTACCGATCTGAACGGGGAGCTCCTCGGCGCCTACCGCATGCCCGATGCGACCGTTTTCTCGATCGACGTCGCGGTGGCCAAGGCGCGCAACGTCACGTACTTCAGCAGCGAGACGATCGCGCCGATCGATACCAGGAACTGCCCGGGCCCTTCGATTGCCGACTGCGGCGAGTCGTTCTTCCCTGTCGACGGCAACTCCAGCACCGCGATGACGAACCGGACGATCGGATTCTGCGCGCAGCCGTTCTTCCCGCCGGGAATCGATGGCACCGGCTCCTCGCCCGATTTCAACGGCGGCCCTTTGCGCCGGGTTTTCATCGAGGATTCCGCCAATCCCTGCGGCAATGCCGGCCAGACGGCCAACGGCCGACAGGACGGAATCGTGTTCTTCCCCGGCAGCGCGCCTCTCTATCGCGACGGTGTGCTGGTGGGCGGCCTCGGTGTCAGCGGCGACGGAGTCGAGCAGGACGACATCGTGACGTTTGCCGGCACCCAGGCGGGTCCTGGCTTCGACGCTCCGGCGGCCCTGCGCGCCGACCAGATCCAGATCGGCGACGTTCGCCTGCCCTACCTCAAGTTCAACCGGCAGCCGGACGAATGA
- the recR gene encoding recombination mediator RecR: protein MAYTPALQALIQLFSRLPGIGEKSAARLAFFILRGDQSFASELARAIETVKTQTRFCSRCFALTEADPCSTCEDPRRDRSIVCVVEEPADLVAIDRSHGFAGLFHVLHGSISPLDGRGPERLKIRELVERVGREPIKEVLIATNPTIEGEATAVYLSRLLKPLGVRVSRIAHGIPVGGTIEYADQVTVGRAIEGRREM from the coding sequence TTGGCCTACACGCCCGCGCTACAGGCACTGATCCAGCTTTTCTCGCGCCTTCCCGGCATCGGGGAGAAGAGCGCGGCGCGCCTTGCGTTCTTCATCCTTCGTGGGGATCAGTCGTTCGCATCCGAGCTCGCGCGCGCGATCGAGACCGTCAAAACGCAAACGCGTTTCTGCAGTCGCTGCTTCGCGCTCACCGAGGCGGATCCCTGTTCGACGTGCGAGGATCCGCGGCGTGATCGCAGCATCGTCTGCGTCGTCGAAGAGCCGGCAGACCTCGTTGCGATCGATCGAAGCCACGGCTTTGCCGGGCTGTTCCACGTTCTGCACGGATCGATCTCGCCGCTGGACGGGCGCGGACCCGAGCGGCTGAAGATCCGCGAGCTGGTCGAGAGAGTGGGGCGCGAGCCGATCAAGGAAGTGCTCATCGCGACCAATCCGACAATCGAAGGCGAGGCGACAGCCGTGTACCTCTCACGGCTGCTCAAACCTCTCGGCGTTCGCGTCAGCCGCATTGCCCACGGAATTCCCGTCGGCGGCACCATCGAGTACGCCGACCAGGTCACCGTCGGCCGCGCCATCGAAGGCCGCCGCGAAATGTAG
- a CDS encoding FHA domain-containing protein, with protein sequence MSIIGRALECDLRLFSSSASRQHAKIEKRNEGWVLVPIEGRRVMVDGEFIDAEVLLQPQMRLSLGDDELVVVDQLVDAEPVVQHEAADGQERHGTAVASIRTYVFYGALAVIGLALLDILLRVLRG encoded by the coding sequence ATGTCGATCATCGGTCGCGCGCTAGAATGCGACCTGCGCCTGTTCTCCTCCAGCGCTTCCAGGCAGCACGCCAAGATCGAGAAACGCAATGAGGGATGGGTTCTCGTACCGATAGAAGGCCGGAGGGTCATGGTCGATGGGGAATTCATTGACGCGGAAGTGCTGCTCCAGCCGCAGATGCGGCTCAGCCTCGGCGACGACGAGCTCGTCGTGGTCGACCAGCTCGTCGATGCCGAGCCCGTCGTGCAGCACGAGGCGGCAGATGGGCAGGAGCGGCATGGCACAGCGGTCGCGTCCATTCGCACATACGTTTTTTACGGCGCGCTGGCTGTCATCGGACTCGCGCTGCTCGATATCCTCCTGCGTGTACTCCGTGGATAG